From Anopheles darlingi chromosome 2, idAnoDarlMG_H_01, whole genome shotgun sequence, the proteins below share one genomic window:
- the LOC125949485 gene encoding voltage-dependent calcium channel type A subunit alpha-1 isoform X6 — MGGPSSQGGQPLPGGGPTSLFILSEDNIIRKYTRFIIEWPPFEYAVLLTIIANCVVLALEEHLPHGDKTILAQKLEKTEAYFLGIFCVEASLKILALGFVMHKHSYLRNIWNIMDFFVVVTGFITLFPQKGPEVDLRTLRAIRVLRPLKLVSGIPSLQVVLKSIIKAMAPLLQIGLLVLFAIVIFAIIGLEFYSGALHRSCYSLEDITQIVKEGEFPTPCNADNDTIAPTGAYVCNSSDSTCVEQWEGPNFGITSFDNIGFAMLTVFQCITMEGWTAILYWTNDALGSTFNWIYFVPLIVLGSFFMLNLVLGVLSGEFSNERGRVERQAQFHKCRSRQMFIEAMTSYLDWITQAEEVILAEERTTEEERLHIMEARRRAAAKRKKLKNLGKSKSTDTEEDDPDEDCGDDGYLKAKVKTQGKCKGFWRAEKRFRFWIRHTVKTQWFYWFVIVLVFFNTVCVAVEHYGQPNWLTQFLYYAEYVFLGLFMMEMWIKMYALGPRIYFESSFNRFDCVVISGSIFEVVWSEVKGGSFGLSVLRALRLLRIFKVTKYWSSLRNLVISLLNSMRSIISLLFLLFLFILIFALLGMQLFGGQFNLPDGTPPTNFNTFPIALLTVFQILTGEDWNEVMYQGIESQGGHKRGMIYSLYFIILVLFGNYTLLNVFLAIAVDNLANAQELTAAEEEQLEENKEKQQMELDKEMEALQLQNDGSPPRVEVSSPSPTRGNGSGGGAKAKKKDEDKEEDDDEIPDGPKPMLPYSSMFVLSPTNPIRCAAHWVVNLRYFDFFIMVVISLSSIALAAEDPVEEDSPRNKILNFFDYAFTGVFTIEMLLKIVDLGVILHPGSYLREFWNIMDAVVVICAAVSFGFDMTGSSAGQNLSTIKSLRVLRVLRPLKTIKRVPKLKAVFDCVVNSLKNVINILIVYILFQFIFAVIAVQLFNGKFFYCTDDSKHTNEECKGHFFVYDGADQLPRREAREWRTQSFHYDNVATAMLTLFAVQTGEGWPQVLQNSMAATYEDKGPIQNFRIEMSIFYIVYFIVFPFFFVNIFVALIIITFQEQGEAELQDGEIDKNQKSCIDFTIGARPLERYMPNKRNSFKYKVWRIVVSTPFEYFIMMLIVFNTLLLMMKYHNQGKEFEKSLKYLNMGFTGMFSVETILKIIGFGVKNFFKDPWNIFDFITVIGSIIDALVLELGENSFNVGFLRLFRAARLIKLLRQGYTIRILLWTFVQSFKALPYVCLLIAMLFFIYAIIGMQVFGNIELDPESSITRHNNFRSFVQGLMLLFRCATGESWPNIMLACLKGRPCDPRANKPNETCGSTLAYAYFVSFIFFCSFLMLNLFVAVIMDNFDYLTRDSSILGAHHLDEFVRIWAEYDPNATGKIHYTEMYDMLKNMDPPLGFGNKCPNRLAYKKLIRMNMPLDAEGKVGFTTTLFALIRENLNIKMRTAEEMDQADMELRHTISHIWPLQAKKMLDLLVPLSEELNAGKLTVGKIYAGLLILESWRNTKFGQVESDLPKPSLFSTILDMAVMEKTGGSRTGSLSIENGEGVSSQTHLLYGHGVNGSGAGAEGSGDVGGLGSSGGGGGGGVGGTGLGHGHDSTLDLHGSSLVSLARRTTMRKRSFRNRKVMSCFSLSHISNQINPKTLPLTQW, encoded by the exons ATGGGTGGCCCCAGCAGTCAAGGGGGTCAGCCTCTGCCGGGAGGCGGGCCCACCTCGTTGTTCATCCTATCGGAAGATAACATTATTAGGAA GTACACCCGATTCATTATCGAATGGCCACCGTTCGAGTACGCCGTGCTGCTGACAATCATCGCCAACTGTGTGGTATTGGCTCTCGAGGAGCACTTACCTCATGGGGACAAGACGATACTGGCCCAGAAGCTGGAGAAGACGGAGGCGTACTTTTTGGGCATCTTTTGCGTGGAAGCGTCACTGAAGATCCTCGCCTTAGGGTTTGTAATGCACAAACACTCCTACCTCAGGAACATATGGAACATAATGGATTTTTTCGTCGTAGTTACGGG ATTCATCACATTGTTCCCCCAAAAGGGTCCGGAAGTAGATCTGAGGACGCTGCGGGCGATCCGTGTGTTAAGGCCCTTAAAATTAGTTTCTGGAATTCCTA GTTTACAAGTAGTCTTAAAGTCAATCATCAAAGCCATGGCACCGTTGCTACAGATCGgactgttggtgttgtttgcaATCGTGATCTTTGCAATCATTGGCCTCGAGTTCTACTCTGGCGCGCTGCACAGAAGCTGTTACAGCTTAGAAGATATCA CACAAATCGTCAAGGAAGGCGAATTCCCGACGCCGTGCAATGCGGACAACGATACGATAGCACCGACCGGTGCGTACGTCTGCAACAGTAGCGACAGTACGTGCGTGGAGCAGTGGGAAGGACCCAACTTTGGTATTACCAGCTTCGATAATATCGGTTTCGCCATGCTGACCGTCTTCCAGTGCATCACCATGGAGGGCTGGACGGCCATACTGTACTGG ACCAACGATGCGCTCGGTTCGACGTTTAACTGGATCTACTTCGTGCCACTCATCGTGCTGGGGTCCTTTTTCATGCTGAACCTAGTGCTCGGTGTGCTCAGCGG CGAGTTTTCCAACGAACGAGGGCGCGTCGAGCGGCAGGCACAGTTCCATAAGTGTCGCTCGAGGCAAATGTTTATCGAAGCCATGACATCCTATCTCGACTGGATCACCCAAGCAG AGGAGGTAATACTAGCGGAGGAGCGCACCACCGAGGAGGAGCGGCTGCACATCATGGAAG CGCGAAGACGTGCCGCTGCCAAGAGGAAAAAGCTAAAAAACCTaggaaaatccaaatccaccgacaccgaggaGGACGATCCGGATGAAGATTGCGGTGATGACG GCTACCTGAAGGCGAAGGTGAAAACGCAGGGCAAGTGCAAGGGTTTCTGGAGAGCGGAAAAGCGATTTCGCTTCTGGATTCGGCACACGGTCAAGACGCAGTGGTTTTACTGGTTTGTCATTGTGCTGGTGTTCTTCAATACCGTCTGCGTCGCCGTCGAACATTACGGGCAACCGAACTGGTTAACACAGTTCTTGT ACTATGCGGAGTACGTGTTTCTCGGTTTGTTCATGATGGAGATGTGGATCAAAATGTACGCGCTGGGACCTCGCATCTACTTCGAATCGTCGTTCAATCGCTTCGATTGTGTTGTCATTAGCGGGTCCATCTTCGAGGTGGTTTGGTCCGAGGTGAAGggtggttcgttcggtttgtcCGTGTTAAGAGCTTTAAGGTTACTAAGAATATTCAAG GTTACTAAGTACTGGTCGTCGCTGCGCAATCTCGTGATATCGCTTCTCAACtcgatgagatcgatcatCTCACTGTTGTTCCTATTGTTCCTGTTCATACTGATCTTCGCGCTGCTCGGCATGCAGCTGTTCGGGGGCCAATTCAATCTACCGGACGGCACACCGCCGACCAACTTCAACACGTTTCCCATCGCACTGCTAACCGTGTTCCAGATACTGACCGGCGAGGATTGGAACGAGGTCATGTACCAGGGTATCGAGTCACAGGGTGGCCACAAGCGGGGCATGATCTACTCGCTCtacttcatcatcctcgtcctgTTCGGTAACTACACACTGCTGAACGTGTTCTTGGCTATCGCGGTGGACAATTTGGCCAACGCCCAGGAGCTGACCGCTGCCGAGGAAGAGCAGCTGGAGGAGAacaaggagaagcagcagatggAGCTGGACAAGGAGATGGAAGCTCTACAGCTGCAGAACGATGGTTCACCGCCGCGGGTCGAAGTTTCATCGCCCTCGCCGACCCGCGGCaatggcagtggcggtggagcGAAAGCcaagaaaaaggacgaagacaaggaggaggacgacgatgagataCCGGACGGTCCGAAACCGATGCTGCCCTACTCGTCCATGTTTGTACTTTCGCCAACGAATCC TATTCGCTGTGCGGCACATTGGGTGGTGAACCTGCGGTACTTTGATTTCTTCATCATGGTCGTCATCTCACTGTCGTCGATCGCGCTGGCCGCCGAGGATCCGGTGGAGGAGGACTCACCGCGCAACAAAATCCTAAACTTCTTCGATTACGCGTTCACCGGCGTGTTTACGATCGAGATGCTGCTAAAGATTGTCGATCTGGGCGTGATTCTGCACCCGGGCAGCTATCTGCGCGAGTTTTGGAACATCATGGACGCCGTCGTGGTGATTTGTGCGGCCGTAAGCTTCGGTTTCGACATGACCGGTAGCAGTGCCGGCCAGAACCTGTCCACAATCAAATCGTTACGGGTGCTGCGTGTGCTGCGGCCGCTGAAAACAATCAAACGGGTGCCGAAGCTGAAGGCCGTGTTTGATTGTGTCGTCAACTCGCTCAAAAACGTCATCAACATCCTGATCGTGTACATCCTGTTCCAGTTCATCTTTGCCGTCATCGCGGTGCAGCTGTTTAATGGCAAGTTCTTCTACTGCACCGACGACAGCAAGCACACCAACGAGGAGTGCAA GGGTCATTTTTTCGTCTACGACGGTGCCGATCAACTGCCAAGGCGTGAGGCAAGGGAGTGGAGAACGCAAAGCTTCCACTACGACAATGTGGCCACGGCCATGTTGACACTGTTCGCTGTACAAACCGGCGAAGGCTGGCCTCA AGTTCTGCAAAACTCGATGGCGGCCACCTACGAAGACAAGGGTCCAATTCAAAATTTCCGAATAGAAATGTCCATCTTCTACATAGTGTACTTCATCGTGTTTCCATTCTTCTTCGTTAACATATTCGTGGCCTTGATTATCATCACATTCCAAGAGCAAGGTGAAGCCGAGTTGCAGGACGGTGAGATAGATAAGAATCAG AAATCGTGCATAGACTTTACGATCGGTGCTAGGCCCCTGGAGCGTTACATGCCAAATAAGCGGAATAGCTTTAAGTACAAAGTTTGGCGGATCGTCGTCTCGACACCATTCGAGTATTTCATAATGATGCTCATCGTGTTCAATACgttactgctgatgatgaag TATCACAATCAAGGAAAAGAGTTTGAGAAATCGTTAAAATATCTCAACATGGGCTTTACCGGGATGTTTAGTGTTGAAACGATACTGAAAATAATAGGATTTGGCGTTAAG AATTTTTTCAAGGACCCTTGGAATATATTCGATTTTATAACAGTAATTGGAAGTATTATCGACGCTTTAGTTCTAGAATTAGGG GAAAATTCCTTCAACGTTGGATTCTTAAGACTGTTTCGTGCCGCACGATTAATCAAGTTACTGCGACAAGGTTATACAATACGAATATTACTTTGGACATTCGTTCAATCATTCAAAGCACTGCCATATGTCTGTTTGCTGATTGCCATGCTATTTTTTATCTACGCAATTATTGGCATGCAG GTATTTGGGAATATTGAGCTAGATCCTGAATCATCTATCACTAGACACAACAACTTCCGCTCCTTTGTCCAAGGGCTGATGCTACTGTTCAG ATGTGCTACGGGCGAGTCGTGGCCGAACATTATGCTGGCATGTCTCAAAGGGAGACCGTGTGACCCGagagcaaacaaaccgaacgaaacgtgTGGCTCCACACTGGCCTACGCGTACTTCGTGTCGTTCATCTTTTTCTGCTCGTTTCTT ATGTTGAATCTGTTCGTGGCTGTCATCATGGACAACTTTGACTATCTAACGCGTGACTCCAGTATTCTCGGTGCTCATCATCTCGATGAGTTTGTGCGAATATGGGCCGAGTATGATCCTAATGCTAC GGGTAAAATACATTACACTGAAATGTATGATATGCTTAAGAACATGGATCCTCCCTTGGGGTTTGGTAACAAATGTCCCAATCGACTCGCCTACAAAAAGCTCATCCGCATGAACATGCCGCTCGATGCAGAGGGAAAGGTTGGCTTCACGACCACACTGTTCGCCCTGATTCGGGAAAATCTCAACATCAAGATGCGTACGG CCGAAGAAATGGACCAAGCCGATATGGAGCTTAGGCACACAATCAGCCACATCTGGCCGCTGCAGGCAAAGAAGATGCTCGATCTGCTCGTACCGCTTAGCGAGGAGCTCAACGCTGGAAAGCTGACGGTAGGGAAAATCTATGCCGGGCTGCTGATACTCGAGTCATGGAGAAACACAAAGTTCGGCCAGGTTGAGTCGGACCTACCG